A stretch of Henckelia pumila isolate YLH828 chromosome 4, ASM3356847v2, whole genome shotgun sequence DNA encodes these proteins:
- the LOC140862519 gene encoding cyclin-D1-1-like encodes MTDNISPDNLYCNEELSDADSPTHYPATESESDDSPLIARLLDSERHHMPRQDYLRLRPIHLTSRQNSINYILKVHAAYRFKPVTAFLSVNYFDRFLSSHTLPESGWPFQLLSVACLSLAAKMEEMYAPLLLHLQLFEPAYVFEPKTVQRMELCVMATLHWRLRSVTPFDYLHYFVSKLPSSSASKFHSILSLASHLILNSARVMDFVIFPPSVMASAALISATGESLSSSETFHEGVDREMVSSCQQLMSQYLLDTCTTGHLKPPRAPPPSPIGVLEAAARASCDTGSVSVAAGTAEPAMKRRRSSASGVHEPQP; translated from the exons ATGACCGACAACATCTCTCCAGATAACTTGTACTGCAACGAAGAATTATCCGACGCCGACTCCCCCACACATTATCCGGCAACGGAATCAGAATCCGATGACTCTCCACTCATCGCAAGGTTGCTTGACTCCGAGCGCCACCACATGCCCCGCCAAGATTACCTCCGCCTCCGCCCCATTCACCTCACCTCTCGCCAGAATTCCATCAATTACATACTCAAG GTTCATGCTGCCTATCGATTCAAACCAGTCACCGCCTTCCTCTCCGTCAACTATTTCGACCGTTTCCTCTCTTCCCACACACTTCCg GAAAGTGGGTGGCCATTTCAGCTTCTATCGGTGGCTTGTCTGTCTTTGGCCGCCAAAATGGAGGAGATGTACGCTCCTTTGCTACTTCACCTGCAACTCTTCGAACCCGCTTACGTTTTCGAGCCCAAAACAGTACAGAGAATGGAGCTCTGCGTAATGGCCACTCTCCACTGGAGACTTCGCTCCGTCACTCCCTTTGACTACCTCCATTACTTCGTCTCCAAACTCCCTTCCTCCTCCGCATCTAAATTCCACTCAATTTTATCACTCGCTTCCCATCTCATTCTCAACTCCGCCCGTG TCATGGATTTCGTGATATTCCCACCGTCAGTGATGGCGTCGGCGGCCTTAATCTCCGCCACCGGAGAGAGCCTGAGTTCGTCAGAAACTTTCCACGAAGGAGTAGACAGA GAAATGGTGAGTAGCTGTCAACAACTAATGAGCCAATATTTACTGGACACGTGTACCACGGGACACCTGAAGCCTCCGCGGGCCCCGCCGCCGAGTCCCATCGGCGTCCTTGAAGCCGCGGCGCGTGCCAGCTGCGACACCGGCTCTGTGTCAGTTGCTGCTGGCACAGCGGAGCCGGCAATGAAGCGGCGGCGATCTTCTGCATCGGGTGTACATGAACCACAACCatag